One genomic segment of Chitinophaga parva includes these proteins:
- a CDS encoding redoxin domain-containing protein: MKKRFYLLVCSGLLAVAAPALAQQGPQPDPVTAGYNKLLAGDSAAHLELEGKLYALLQSKAEKDWLTAANYFYRLKKAKTVDSIQAAVAKRFPEGVYVRNTAVQQVYDEKDPVKKEALKDAWMARFPPARYDNNDHIVYDYARNAVGMAYLDAGNVAKGIAYADSIASPFWKGQGWVGTAERLMKLGNYAAAKPLLKKAIEDAWSFRTTRKAEMGASFAAIGYPGYLADYVNCLYHDKEYDSALVYIQRALEAENPPRPQVQEMYARVLMEKGDYPKAMGFLSDIAAKGKLDSLSKAELATVYAKVRGGSGFDAYLDSLKAGLNDRVREEMAKTIINEAAPGFTLKDLNGKTVTLASLKGKTVVLDFWATWCGPCKASFPAMQKAQEKYKNDPNVKFLFVHTWEKSAKATAEARKFITDHHYPFQVLMDLKDADTGENKVVSSYKVNGIPTKFIIDKNGNIRFRFTGFSGGEDAAVAEVSAMISLAQSN, from the coding sequence ATGAAGAAACGTTTTTACCTGCTGGTATGCAGTGGCCTGCTGGCTGTAGCTGCACCAGCGTTAGCACAACAGGGTCCCCAGCCGGACCCCGTGACCGCCGGCTATAACAAGCTGCTGGCCGGCGACAGCGCCGCCCACCTGGAACTGGAAGGCAAGCTGTATGCCCTGCTGCAAAGCAAGGCAGAAAAGGACTGGCTTACCGCTGCCAATTATTTTTACCGGCTTAAAAAAGCCAAAACGGTAGACTCCATACAAGCCGCTGTGGCAAAGCGTTTCCCGGAAGGTGTCTATGTGCGCAATACTGCCGTGCAGCAGGTGTATGATGAAAAAGACCCGGTGAAGAAAGAAGCGCTGAAAGATGCGTGGATGGCCAGGTTTCCGCCAGCCCGGTATGATAATAATGACCACATTGTGTACGACTATGCCCGCAACGCGGTGGGCATGGCCTACCTGGATGCTGGCAACGTTGCCAAGGGCATTGCTTATGCAGACAGTATTGCATCGCCTTTCTGGAAAGGGCAGGGCTGGGTAGGCACCGCAGAGCGGCTTATGAAGCTGGGCAACTACGCAGCCGCCAAACCGCTGCTGAAGAAAGCTATTGAAGATGCATGGTCTTTCCGTACTACACGCAAAGCCGAGATGGGCGCAAGCTTTGCCGCCATTGGCTATCCCGGCTACCTGGCAGATTATGTGAACTGCCTGTACCACGATAAGGAATATGACTCTGCGCTGGTGTACATACAGCGTGCATTAGAAGCAGAAAACCCGCCCCGCCCGCAGGTGCAGGAAATGTATGCCCGCGTGCTGATGGAAAAAGGTGACTACCCGAAAGCAATGGGTTTCCTCAGTGACATCGCCGCAAAGGGGAAACTGGACTCCCTGAGCAAAGCAGAACTGGCCACGGTGTACGCCAAAGTAAGGGGTGGTAGCGGTTTTGACGCCTACCTGGATTCACTGAAAGCCGGTCTCAATGACCGCGTGCGCGAAGAAATGGCCAAGACCATTATCAACGAAGCGGCGCCCGGCTTTACGCTGAAAGACCTGAATGGTAAGACCGTAACACTGGCCAGCCTGAAAGGAAAGACCGTGGTGCTGGACTTCTGGGCCACCTGGTGCGGCCCTTGCAAAGCCTCTTTCCCGGCCATGCAGAAGGCGCAGGAGAAATATAAAAATGACCCCAACGTGAAGTTCCTTTTTGTGCACACCTGGGAAAAAAGTGCAAAAGCCACCGCGGAAGCCCGCAAGTTTATCACGGATCATCATTATCCCTTCCAGGTGCTGATGGACCTGAAAGATGCTGATACCGGGGAAAACAAGGTAGTGAGCAGTTACAAGGTGAATGGCATTCCCACAAAATTCATCATTGATAAGAACGGCAATATCCGCTTCCGCTTCACTGGCTTCTCTGGTGGGGAAGATGCCGCGGTAGCAGAAGTATCGGCGATGATCAGCCTTGCACAAAGCAACTGA
- a CDS encoding RagB/SusD family nutrient uptake outer membrane protein has protein sequence MLRFTLHKKFIPALLLTAVTLGACKKLVEIGPPVNQVGLDQAFASDATATSAVLGVYNSVGTRSLILPMSQLPGLSANEMMNSVSSAAYDEFSTNSLTITNSLVTNTIWAYGYSALGQANAMLAGITRSNALSAGVKSQLLGEVKTWRAFLLFELVNCFGDIPMPLTDDPIANATLPRTPAADVWKQIIQDLSDAQGLLTDAYPTPLRARVNRQTANALLARAYLYTKDYANAETTASLVMSSGLYTLNKDLNSVFTNSSNEIIWQLYTVNGLSIYMTNQDSQGGSYSAAAGAVPAMVLTDTLYNSLEDGDLRKANWITPTVLGGTSWKFITKYKQRALAAGASIGTEYNVVLRLAEQYLIRAEARAQRDNLTGAIADVDSIRSRAGLPMLDNGLGKQALLLAIEKERKAELFAEWGHRWFDLKRTASIITAGKTRADDVIGGMRPATWSSTDILYPIPDAQRTANPALTQNPGY, from the coding sequence ATGTTACGTTTTACACTGCATAAAAAATTCATACCCGCCCTGCTGCTCACCGCGGTGACCCTGGGCGCCTGTAAAAAGCTGGTGGAGATAGGCCCGCCGGTAAATCAGGTGGGGCTGGACCAGGCCTTTGCCAGCGATGCTACTGCTACCAGCGCCGTGCTGGGTGTGTATAACAGTGTGGGCACCCGCTCTCTTATTTTACCTATGAGCCAGTTGCCGGGATTGTCTGCCAATGAAATGATGAACTCCGTCTCATCTGCCGCTTATGATGAATTCAGCACTAATTCCCTCACCATTACCAATAGCCTTGTTACCAACACCATCTGGGCATATGGTTACAGTGCACTGGGGCAGGCCAATGCCATGCTGGCGGGCATTACGCGCAGCAATGCCCTTTCCGCGGGCGTAAAAAGCCAACTGCTGGGTGAAGTAAAGACCTGGCGTGCTTTCCTGCTGTTTGAACTGGTGAATTGCTTTGGAGATATTCCCATGCCGCTTACAGACGATCCTATTGCCAATGCCACGCTGCCCCGCACACCGGCTGCAGATGTGTGGAAGCAGATCATACAGGATCTTTCGGATGCGCAAGGACTGCTTACCGATGCATATCCTACTCCGCTGCGGGCGCGGGTAAACCGGCAAACAGCCAATGCATTGCTGGCCCGCGCTTACCTGTACACGAAGGATTATGCCAATGCAGAAACCACGGCCAGCCTGGTGATGAGCTCCGGACTATATACGTTGAATAAAGACCTGAACAGTGTATTTACCAACAGCAGCAACGAGATCATCTGGCAACTGTACACCGTGAATGGTCTTTCTATTTACATGACCAACCAGGATTCACAAGGCGGCAGCTATTCCGCTGCAGCCGGCGCAGTGCCGGCCATGGTGCTTACAGACACGCTGTACAACAGCCTGGAAGACGGGGACCTGCGTAAGGCCAACTGGATAACGCCTACGGTACTGGGTGGCACCAGCTGGAAATTCATCACCAAGTACAAACAACGCGCATTGGCCGCCGGGGCTTCCATTGGTACGGAATATAACGTGGTGCTGCGCCTTGCGGAGCAGTACCTCATCCGCGCGGAAGCACGGGCGCAGCGGGATAACCTTACCGGCGCCATTGCCGATGTGGACAGCATCCGCAGCCGTGCAGGCCTGCCCATGCTTGACAACGGCCTTGGCAAACAGGCATTGCTGCTGGCCATCGAAAAGGAGCGGAAGGCAGAGCTCTTTGCAGAGTGGGGCCACCGCTGGTTTGACCTGAAGCGCACCGCCAGCATTATCACTGCCGGTAAAACACGCGCAGACGATGTGATAGGCGGCATGCGCCCGGCCACATGGTCTTCTACAGACATCCTGTATCCCATCCCGGATGCGCAACGCACGGCCAATCCCGCGCTGACGCAGAACCCGGGTTATTGA